TATGGCGTACTGATGAATTTCTCTTATCTAGATGGTGATCGTTTCCACACGTCAAACAGAGAAGTTTTTTTTTTATAAAAGGTTTTTGCCTGGTTTGGTTGTAACAAAAATGGAGTTCATCTTGTGTATTTTGGTTTATTTTGTAATGTTTGGTAATTTTGGCCCATAGCAAAGTTATACATTTTCATCTTTCAATGCGCTGTTATACCCTTGGTGTTGCTTGTTATGATACATCAATTGAATAGACTCATGAACAACAGATCATTTGCCTGAAGGTTGTCCCAACTCACATCCTTGGAGTTTCTATACACTGTTTTGTTGTCTAACTAGCCTCCAGTCATCAATATCACATAGTTTTACACTAGTGTATCATGCTGCTATATTTCTCCTGAGCATATATGTCTTACATTTATGCTCTTATTTAGTTCTGGAGAATGTCAGTCAAAGCATTGGCAATCTGATCACAAATTCAAGTGCAAACAAATGAAATTATTGGATCCTATTGACAAGTTACCCTGTGGAGTTGAGGCCAACAGTAAGAAGTCACCTGTCTCTGGCCATCGTGGTATCTCATTAGTGCCTGGCCATCGAAAATTAAACAAGGTGTGCAATTATACTCTTGACCTAGAAATTCTTTGCACTTGGATGAAGAAACAGATTTTCAACTCATGTTCCATTCACAGGTCATCTATCCTTATGATGATTTTTTAAAGCTGTACAATTGGAAGTGCAATGATTCGAAATACAGCGATTTTTTAACTTGTGGGCTTGTGAACTGTGGCAACAGGTATGTTGGAATAATATACTATCTTTGCCCCACCTTTTGCTTGACAAACACTTGCTTAGAATATCTAATAGTTCTTGTTCCTTTTGTGCAGTTGCTTTGCCAATGTGGTTTTACAATGTCTGTCATACACAAGGCCACTTGTGGCCTATCTATTAGGAAAGGACCATTATAGGCAATGTAAGTGATGGTTTACGATGGTCATGTAATATGTAGTAACATCTAGCTTTATCTTAACAGTTCTACGCAACTCAACATTTTCAGGTGCTATAAGACATGAAGATTGGTGTTTCTTATGTGAGCTGCAATCTCATATTCAAAGAGCGTTTGATAGTGTACACCCATTTGCTCCCACGAACATTCTTTCTCATTTACCAAATATTGGTGGCAACCTTGGCTTTGGTAGGCAGGAAGATGCTCATGAATTTATGAGGTGAATTACTTTATGTGCTTGTATGTGGTTTGctatctctctcttgtattgtcttGAATGCTATGTGCTGCGTGTTCTATTTATAGGTTTGCAATAGATAAGATGCAATCAGCTTGCCTTGACGAATTTGGAGGTGAGAAGGTCGTAGATCATAGCACCCAGGAGACAACTGTTATTCAGCACATATTTGGCGGTCGTCTGCAATCTCAGGTCCCATTTGTTTCCACATTTAGTTTAATATTTTAATTTATAATCAATGAGTCTGCCTTTCTGATTGCTCTGTTTTTAATCAGCTTTAAATTCTGAAGGGATATGTCTTTCAGTATGCATCTGTTGCATTCATCAAATGCCTAACATTTAAATGGGATGTATGTGCAGGTTCAGTGTACTGCATGTGGTATGGTCTCAAATCGCTATGAGAATATGATGGACTTGACAGTTGAAATTCATGGTGATGCTGAATCCTTGGAAAAATGCTTGGATCAGTTCACTGCTATAGAGTGGCTTGATGGGGACAATAAGTACAAATGTGATGGGTAAGTCCTATTTACAGCATCTGCACACTTATGTTATGTAGCAACAAATGTTACaggttcatatttttttatatatatgatTTAGTTTGGGCATATATATGCTGAGACCGGCTTGTTCTTATTAACTATTAAGGATTTGTACATAATGATGTTCACTTGGTCTGTTGATGTCTTCCGAAAATACATGATGAGACATTACTTTCAATAATGCTATAAATAGCCAGGAATTTAGCCTGATTATGTCTTGTGAAATTCTGTGAGTTGGTGATTATATTCTTAGTATATACTTTTTGAATTTAAATAAGAGTTGATTTAAAGCTGGAGTAATTTGATTATGTTAATTACCTGGAGCCATCCATCCTCAGTCTTGGTCTACTACATATTTTTGGCAAGCACAAGTGATGCATTTGTTGTTCAGACCCTTCTCTCTTTTGCTAACGTTTATCTATTTTCAGACATTGTAGACTTCAGATTTAAGTATTGAACATCTTACAGTTCAGCAAGCTCCAAACATACTTTACAGACATTGTAGACTTCAGATTCACAATCTGAATCAAATGCCATCTTTTTCTAAAATATTGTCTACTTTTGTCCAGATGTAATGACTATGTTAAAGCACGGAAACATCTCACAGTTCATCAAGCTCCAAATATACTCACTATTACTCTCAAAAGATTCCAGGTTAGGACATCAGCCTGTTAGAACTATATCATGCTGTTGTATTATGAAAGTGGCACCTAATATGCTTTTCTGTGGTTATCAGAGTGGTAGATTTGGAAAACTGAACAAGAAAGTCACATTCCCTACGAAGTTAGATTTAACTCCATACATGAGCACCACTGATGGAACTGACCAGTATGATCTATATGCTGTCGTTGTTCATCTGGATATGCTGAATGCTTCGTTTTTTGGGCATTATATATGCTACATAAAACATTATCGAGGACGTTGGCTTAAATTGGATGACTGCAAGGTACATGTTCACTCTATATTATAACCATACAGATATATGTGAGTCGTAATTCCAGTTGATCCATTTTCTTGCTTTGATTTGTAGGGGATGGCTGTTGACGAGGAGGAAGTACATGCTCAAGGTGCCTATATGCTTCTATATAGCAGGTAATTATCATGTATGTCCTCGTCTAGGGAATCAATTTCTACTGAAAGGGGGAATGTCACATATATACATCTTACCTGAATCCAGGTCCTTTTCTATTGCTACTTGATGTAAGCTTGAGTTGATTATATCTACTTTCTTGCTGATCTTTGCATATTTTATACTCTAGAATTGTGTGGTCATCTTCATTTCCAACAACATACACTATTATGCAAAAGAAAGACCTTTCATATAATATGTGCCTCCATATTGTTCTGTTGTTGTATAATATGTGGCTTCACCATTTTAGGATAACAGCTGCCAGATGGAACTTTCCTGACCACCGAATTTTCTTTCTTTATCATACTTTCATTATTTTGTCTCGTGCAAAAATTATTTCTCTGTTTATTCCACAATTTATTTTTCATAAATTTAACTAGTACAGTATCATTTTGTCTGTGACTGTTCTAACTAGTTTTATTTCATAAAATTTCGTGATTTTTTTAATACATTAAAATGTTCCGGATTTGTCTTATTTCCttattttgttttgttcacattttTTTGTGGTATTTCTCCATTTAATCCATTTTTGTCATGAATATAACTAGTATTACCTGTCTGAGACTATGCTAAAATGCTCTGGACGTGTGGGCTTACAAACTTGCCTTTTCCCTTTACGACTCTGCAGGAGAACAGCTCGTCCTGTACCACTTCTTCCAGTCAAAGAACCAATAAAACATGAGAAACAGTGCAAAGTGCCTCCTTTAAATGGACAAAATCATTTGATACCTGAGGATGTGTCATTAAAATGTGAATCATTGTCAAAGCCTTCAGAGGATCTACGAGAAGATTCTGAATCCAGCAATGACTCTCTGCATAGAATGGATACCGTCGACCAGGTATCAGACCTGGATTTGCATATGAACATTGAGAGAGACAAATTCGTTACCAATGAAAGTATACATCAGCCAATTTCATCGGCATTACATGTCCTTGAAGAAGATACTAGAGACTCAGGTTCTCTGTTAGAAGGCAACAATACCATGAGAGCTGACCAATTTGGCAATTCTGCATGTGAATCCTCTTCAGTTAATTCCTCTGAAGAGGAATGCAAGGAACCTGCCCCAGGTATTGATTCAGTTGACTACATGGATATTGATATGGAAGCTGGAACAGAAGTTGAAACACAGAATGTGCAACAACAACCTATCTTAGGTGATTCAGTTGGAGTGATAGGCAACAAAACATCAGTCCCAACCTTTGAGAATTGTATGGCAGGAAAACCAAAACCACTCTTTTCTATTGGTTTCCTTGACAAACCCTCAAGAAAGAAGTCCGACTCTAGGGAagagtgtcaaaatggtggcagcaTGGCAGTTTCCTCCCAAAAAATAGATGGTCATTGTAATGAACATCTCAGCAGGCCAGAGCAAGGACTTATTGCCAACTCCCTTGGCGGCAGCCCATCCTCAGCAAATGGAAGTGTACATTGCAATGGGGACGTGTTTGTGACTCCTAGCAACGGAGTTCTTGTCAATGGTGATACACAATCCGACAATTATTCCTTGGATGCAGCAAAGAGAGATGTACCTTCTGTTAGGGGATTTAATCCAAGGCCTTACAGATCACCATCAAGCAGCAACCCAAATCGGAATA
This portion of the Triticum dicoccoides isolate Atlit2015 ecotype Zavitan chromosome 7A, WEW_v2.0, whole genome shotgun sequence genome encodes:
- the LOC119334445 gene encoding ubiquitin carboxyl-terminal hydrolase 42-like, producing MPGGGIGGGGPGFDFDFDFPAVIQAALVGFVLLAAAAAALRRAASRYFLVDAAGFAAAYEDHHHHIAPAYAMPPQGDQQPPPSSPLGQGGQLQAAAPELGPCAQCGAAGTKKCSGCKRMRYCSGECQSKHWQSDHKFKCKQMKLLDPIDKLPCGVEANSKKSPVSGHRGISLVPGHRKLNKVIYPYDDFLKLYNWKCNDSKYSDFLTCGLVNCGNSCFANVVLQCLSYTRPLVAYLLGKDHYRQCAIRHEDWCFLCELQSHIQRAFDSVHPFAPTNILSHLPNIGGNLGFGRQEDAHEFMRFAIDKMQSACLDEFGGEKVVDHSTQETTVIQHIFGGRLQSQVQCTACGMVSNRYENMMDLTVEIHGDAESLEKCLDQFTAIEWLDGDNKYKCDGCNDYVKARKHLTVHQAPNILTITLKRFQSGRFGKLNKKVTFPTKLDLTPYMSTTDGTDQYDLYAVVVHLDMLNASFFGHYICYIKHYRGRWLKLDDCKGMAVDEEEVHAQGAYMLLYSRRTARPVPLLPVKEPIKHEKQCKVPPLNGQNHLIPEDVSLKCESLSKPSEDLREDSESSNDSLHRMDTVDQVSDLDLHMNIERDKFVTNESIHQPISSALHVLEEDTRDSGSLLEGNNTMRADQFGNSACESSSVNSSEEECKEPAPGIDSVDYMDIDMEAGTEVETQNVQQQPILGDSVGVIGNKTSVPTFENCMAGKPKPLFSIGFLDKPSRKKSDSREECQNGGSMAVSSQKIDGHCNEHLSRPEQGLIANSLGGSPSSANGSVHCNGDVFVTPSNGVLVNGDTQSDNYSLDAAKRDVPSVRGFNPRPYRSPSSSNPNRNNTSKGEMSFFPRGFLAKPRSGEKAVKVNDGLPFSNGNGKPSSSSSVNGNGISNTNSSPRSTTGGMGMSPGFLAKRSRESAAASFMGDLQSSNSSREQEHVGAAALLPDKIQERRSSYCTTNGIDAQHGAASVHDVSGHSDENGHAFVGTKKGIHGEKNGSNGTLDMHDSSCQMDENGHGVLDIKDVVFREQNVSNGTLDTHGMGSEDADHVVKSPAAPAHDGLR